In one Mesorhizobium australicum genomic region, the following are encoded:
- the polA gene encoding DNA polymerase I produces MKKGDHLFLVDGSGYIFRAYHALPPLTRKSDGLPVGAVSGFCNMLWKLMQDARNTDVGVTPTHLAVIFDYSSKTFRNELYPEYKANRSAPPEDLIPQFGLIRQATKAFDLPCIEMEGFEADDLIATYCRLAREAGADATIISSDKDLMQLVGPAVSMYDPMKDKEIKIPEVIEKWGVPPEKMIDLQALTGDSIDNVPGVPGIGPKTAALLLEQFGDLDTLLARAGEIKQEKRREAIIANAEKARISRLLVTLKDDVPNVEPLEDFVLQPPNGPKLIAFLKALEFTTLTRRVAEASGTDAAEVEAAVVKVELGDAAHGPDVGAGDSVPTSALRGGRPEGAGGGEAASTPAGASPPTPLRGEGDTPQTLAAARAETAASMPFDVKSYTCIRDIAELYRWMDEARDAGVVAFDTETTSLDPMQAELCGFSIATAPGRAAYVPVGHKNGVGDLLGGGLVENQIPIRDALAALKPLLEDPSVLKVAQNLKYDLVVMNRHGIDVRPYDDTMLLSYVVDGGASTSHGMDALSEKWLGHKPIAFKDVSGSGKSFQTFDMVDLERATCYAAEDADVTLRLWLVLKPRLVAKGLVSVYERLERPLVPVLSNMEQRGISIDRQILSRLSGELAQNAARIEDEIYALVGERINIGSPKQLGDILFGRMGLPGGSKTKTGQWSTSAQLLEDLAAEGHELPRKIVDWRQLTKLKSTYTDALPGFVNPETGRVHTSYALASTTTGRLSSSDPNLQNIPVRTAEGRKIRTAFVAEPGHRLISADYSQIELRVLAHVADIPQLKKAFSEGADIHAITASEMFNVPVAGMPSEIRRRAKAINFGIIYGISAFGLANQLSIPREEASDYIKRYFERFPGIRDYIEETKEFARREGYVETIFGRRIHYPEIRSPNPSVRAFNERASTNARLQGTAADIIRRAMIRMDAALVAAELDAVRMLLQVHDELIFEAREEDVELAIPVIREVMENAAMPAVSMSVPLSVDARAAHNWDEAH; encoded by the coding sequence ATGAAAAAAGGCGATCACCTCTTCCTCGTCGATGGCTCGGGCTACATCTTCCGCGCCTACCATGCCTTGCCGCCGCTCACCCGCAAGTCCGACGGGCTGCCTGTGGGTGCGGTCTCAGGCTTCTGCAACATGCTCTGGAAGCTGATGCAGGATGCGCGCAACACCGACGTCGGCGTCACGCCCACCCATCTGGCGGTGATCTTCGACTATTCGTCGAAGACATTCCGCAACGAGCTTTATCCCGAATACAAGGCCAACCGCTCCGCACCGCCGGAAGACCTGATCCCGCAGTTCGGGCTGATCCGGCAGGCGACCAAGGCCTTCGATCTGCCCTGCATCGAAATGGAGGGCTTCGAGGCGGACGACCTGATTGCGACCTACTGCCGGCTGGCGCGGGAGGCAGGCGCAGACGCTACGATCATCTCATCCGACAAGGACCTGATGCAGCTCGTTGGCCCGGCGGTGTCGATGTACGACCCGATGAAGGACAAGGAAATCAAGATTCCCGAGGTCATCGAGAAGTGGGGCGTGCCGCCGGAGAAGATGATCGACCTGCAGGCGCTGACGGGCGATTCCATCGACAACGTGCCGGGCGTGCCGGGCATCGGGCCGAAGACGGCCGCCCTCCTGCTCGAACAGTTCGGCGACCTCGACACGCTGCTGGCTCGTGCCGGCGAGATCAAGCAGGAGAAGCGGCGCGAGGCGATCATCGCCAATGCCGAGAAGGCGCGTATCTCGCGGCTCCTGGTGACGCTGAAGGACGACGTGCCGAACGTCGAACCGCTGGAGGATTTCGTCCTCCAGCCGCCGAACGGGCCGAAGCTGATCGCCTTCCTCAAGGCGCTGGAGTTCACCACGCTGACCCGGCGCGTGGCGGAAGCGAGCGGCACGGATGCGGCTGAGGTGGAAGCAGCCGTGGTCAAGGTGGAACTTGGCGACGCCGCGCACGGGCCGGATGTGGGGGCGGGCGACAGCGTTCCAACCTCCGCCTTGCGGGGAGGTCGCCCCGAAGGCGCGGGTGGGGGTGAAGCCGCCTCGACTCCTGCCGGTGCATCCCCACCCACTCCCCTCAGAGGGGAGGGGGACACGCCTCAAACCCTCGCTGCCGCCCGCGCCGAGACGGCGGCGTCGATGCCATTCGACGTAAAGTCGTACACTTGCATCCGCGACATCGCCGAACTCTACCGCTGGATGGACGAGGCACGGGACGCAGGCGTCGTCGCCTTCGACACCGAGACCACTTCGCTCGATCCGATGCAGGCGGAGCTGTGCGGTTTCTCGATCGCCACCGCACCCGGCCGAGCGGCCTACGTGCCGGTCGGCCACAAGAACGGTGTCGGCGACCTGCTCGGCGGCGGGCTGGTGGAGAACCAGATTCCAATCCGCGATGCGCTCGCCGCGTTAAAGCCGTTGCTGGAGGACCCGTCGGTCCTGAAGGTTGCGCAGAACCTGAAATACGACCTGGTGGTGATGAACCGCCACGGCATCGACGTGCGCCCCTACGACGACACGATGCTGCTGTCCTACGTTGTCGACGGCGGCGCATCGACCAGCCACGGCATGGACGCGCTGTCGGAGAAGTGGCTCGGCCACAAGCCGATCGCCTTCAAGGACGTCAGCGGTTCGGGCAAATCGTTCCAGACTTTCGACATGGTCGATCTCGAGCGGGCGACCTGCTACGCGGCCGAGGACGCCGACGTGACGCTGAGGCTCTGGCTGGTCTTGAAGCCGCGGCTCGTCGCGAAAGGCCTCGTCTCGGTCTACGAGCGGCTGGAGCGGCCGCTGGTGCCGGTGCTGTCGAACATGGAGCAGCGCGGCATCTCGATCGACCGGCAGATCCTTTCGCGCCTCTCGGGCGAACTGGCGCAGAACGCCGCCCGCATCGAGGACGAGATCTATGCGCTGGTCGGCGAACGGATCAACATCGGCTCGCCCAAGCAACTGGGCGACATCCTCTTCGGCCGGATGGGCCTGCCGGGCGGCTCGAAAACCAAGACCGGCCAGTGGTCGACATCGGCGCAGCTTCTCGAGGACCTTGCGGCGGAAGGCCACGAACTGCCGCGCAAGATCGTCGACTGGCGCCAGCTCACCAAGCTGAAATCGACCTATACGGATGCGCTGCCGGGTTTCGTGAACCCGGAGACCGGCCGCGTGCACACCTCCTACGCGCTTGCCTCGACGACGACGGGACGATTGTCCTCGTCCGACCCCAACCTGCAAAACATCCCGGTTCGCACCGCCGAAGGCCGGAAGATCCGCACCGCCTTCGTCGCCGAACCCGGCCACAGGCTGATCTCGGCCGACTACAGCCAGATCGAGCTGCGCGTTCTGGCGCATGTCGCCGACATTCCGCAGTTGAAGAAGGCCTTTTCCGAGGGTGCCGACATTCACGCGATCACGGCCTCGGAGATGTTCAATGTGCCGGTCGCCGGCATGCCGTCGGAAATCCGCCGGCGGGCCAAGGCGATCAATTTCGGCATCATCTACGGCATTTCAGCCTTCGGGCTGGCCAACCAGCTGTCTATTCCACGCGAGGAGGCGTCGGACTACATCAAGCGCTACTTCGAGCGTTTCCCCGGCATCCGCGACTATATCGAGGAAACCAAGGAGTTCGCGCGCCGCGAAGGCTATGTCGAGACCATCTTCGGCCGGCGCATCCACTATCCGGAGATCAGGTCGCCGAACCCGTCGGTGCGTGCGTTCAACGAGCGCGCCTCGACCAATGCGCGGCTGCAGGGCACGGCCGCCGACATCATCCGCCGCGCCATGATCCGCATGGACGCGGCACTCGTCGCCGCCGAACTGGATGCGGTGCGCATGCTCCTGCAGGTGCACGACGAACTGATTTTCGAGGCGCGCGAGGAGGATGTCGAGCTGGCGATCCCGGTGATCCGCGAGGTGATGGAGAACGCGGCGATGCCGGCGGTGTCGATGTCCGTGCCGCTCAGCGTCGACGCGCGCGCCGCGCACAACTGGGACGAGGCGCATTGA
- a CDS encoding Fur family transcriptional regulator yields the protein MATRTDLTRNQTLVLDRLEKSEGPLSAYALLDQLRDDGFRAPLQVYRALDTLMKSGLVHRLESINSFVACHGHHHHDHGITGFAICETCGQVTEFTDPVLSERLEAWAQATGFKASKAAIELRGTCGKCASA from the coding sequence ATGGCGACCAGGACGGACCTTACGCGAAACCAGACCCTCGTGCTCGATCGGCTCGAAAAGTCCGAAGGGCCGCTCAGCGCCTATGCCCTGCTCGACCAGCTTCGCGACGATGGCTTTCGTGCGCCGCTGCAGGTCTACCGCGCGCTCGACACGCTGATGAAGAGCGGGCTGGTGCATCGGCTGGAGAGCATAAATTCCTTCGTCGCCTGCCACGGCCACCATCACCACGACCACGGCATCACCGGCTTCGCCATCTGCGAAACCTGCGGCCAAGTGACGGAATTCACCGATCCGGTCCTGTCCGAACGCCTGGAAGCCTGGGCGCAGGCTACGGGCTTCAAGGCGAGCAAGGCCGCCATCGAATTGCGCGGCACCTGCGGGAAGTGCGCCTCCGCCTGA
- the gph gene encoding phosphoglycolate phosphatase (PGP is an essential enzyme in the glycolate salvage pathway in higher organisms (photorespiration in plants). Phosphoglycolate results from the oxidase activity of RubisCO in the Calvin cycle when concentrations of carbon dioxide are low relative to oxygen. This enzyme is a member of the Haloacid Dehalogenase (HAD) superfamily of aspartate-nucleophile hydrolase enzymes (PF00702).), which yields MSDTWPRAVLFDLDGTLIDSAPDLHASINILLMRRGLGPLSLPDVVSMIGNGVKKLVERAFIAVGHPLDADELDLEYEAMIGIYADHLTVLTVLTPGAREIVEELHAQGVLMGVVTNKPQMPTEAILDHFGLSPYLDAVIGGDSGVEKKPAPDMIFAALDRLGLRPEDAVLVGDSVADVGSARAAGIPVIALRGGYTSVPVDEIGADIVIDGLADLLATLAGMRPA from the coding sequence TTGAGCGACACCTGGCCGCGGGCGGTCCTGTTCGACCTCGACGGAACGCTGATCGATTCGGCGCCCGACCTGCATGCGTCGATCAATATCCTGCTGATGCGTCGCGGGCTCGGGCCGCTGTCGCTGCCTGACGTGGTGTCGATGATCGGCAACGGGGTGAAGAAGCTGGTCGAGCGCGCCTTCATCGCGGTCGGCCATCCGCTGGACGCCGACGAGCTCGATCTCGAATACGAAGCTATGATCGGCATATATGCCGATCACCTGACCGTGCTCACCGTGCTGACGCCCGGCGCGCGGGAAATCGTCGAGGAGCTCCATGCGCAGGGCGTGTTGATGGGCGTCGTCACCAACAAGCCGCAGATGCCCACCGAGGCGATCCTCGATCATTTCGGGCTTTCTCCCTATCTCGACGCCGTGATCGGCGGCGATTCGGGCGTGGAGAAGAAGCCGGCGCCCGACATGATCTTCGCCGCGCTCGACCGGCTGGGCCTCAGGCCGGAGGACGCTGTCCTGGTCGGAGACAGCGTCGCGGATGTCGGCTCTGCCCGCGCGGCGGGCATTCCGGTGATCGCGCTGCGCGGCGGCTACACCTCCGTGCCTGTCGACGAGATCGGCGCCGACATCGTCATCGACGGCCTTGCCGACCTCCTCGCGACGCTCGCGGGCATGCGTCCGGCCTGA
- the rpe gene encoding ribulose-phosphate 3-epimerase, which yields MSRTIIAPSVLSADFSKLGDEVETIVRAGADWIHLDVMDGHFVPNITFGPPVIKAIRNRTDKVFDCHLMITPADPYLAAFADAGCDVITVHAEAGPHLDRSLQAIRNLGKKAGVSLNPSTPESVIEYVLDRLDLVLLMTVNPGFGGQAFIPSVVEKVKRVKAMIGDRPIDIEIDGGVTPETAPLVAAAGANVLVAGSAVFKGGSEASYRANIEAIRTASDGAMKRAA from the coding sequence ATGAGCCGAACCATCATCGCGCCGTCGGTTCTCTCGGCGGACTTCTCGAAGCTTGGCGACGAGGTCGAGACGATCGTGCGCGCCGGCGCGGACTGGATCCATCTCGACGTCATGGACGGCCATTTCGTGCCGAACATCACCTTCGGTCCGCCGGTCATCAAGGCTATCCGCAACCGCACGGACAAGGTGTTCGACTGCCACCTGATGATCACGCCCGCCGATCCCTATCTCGCCGCATTCGCGGATGCCGGCTGCGACGTCATCACGGTCCATGCCGAGGCCGGGCCGCATCTCGACCGATCGCTGCAGGCGATCCGCAATCTCGGCAAGAAGGCCGGCGTGTCGCTCAATCCCTCGACGCCTGAGAGCGTCATCGAATACGTGCTCGACCGACTCGACCTGGTGCTCCTGATGACCGTCAATCCCGGCTTCGGCGGCCAGGCCTTTATCCCCTCCGTGGTCGAGAAGGTGAAGCGCGTGAAGGCGATGATCGGCGACCGGCCGATCGACATCGAGATCGACGGTGGCGTCACGCCCGAGACTGCCCCTCTCGTCGCTGCTGCCGGCGCCAACGTGCTGGTCGCCGGCTCCGCCGTCTTCAAAGGCGGCTCCGAAGCCTCCTACCGCGCCAACATCGAAGCGATCCGCACGGCGTCGGACGGCGCGATGAAGCGCGCGGCCTAG
- a CDS encoding caspase family protein — MVLKRAGSLLAAMAFATLCGGTLEAGARTNRALLVGVSEYPNLPKGDWLEGPKNDAGLVRDYLVSNPTAPFAAVDVTVLASNTEGAEAPTRAAILKGLANLAAKAEAGDFVYIQFSGHGSQQPAIEPSTEIDGKDEIFLASDVAKIDPSTKQVPNAILDDEIGAALDAIRDKGAFVWVVFDACHSGTATRAAGLGVEEKERKISPESLGFTPQMMAEARGEATRGAGGDAERENALGLSDEEEGAGGAERGGMVAFFAAQTVETTPEFPQPVTDPSGKIFGLFTYTLMSKLAENPQVTYRQLSQSILQAYSGLNRTKPTPLFEGDLDAPVFGMEPGDAVLQWKVAIKDGVVALPAGMLHRVEPGTKLALLKSPLDPIDDAIGYLEVRSATNLTSQALPAAFAGRSALRMEEIPDGAYARIAEMAINFELAVAKAPDADGLSEDVARANAALEAIAADGKTPLKLSVVEPGAPADIRLAVMRESDVPGAAAEASKEAALWLLPPSGEISLEQGRRPPSMFTSDAEKLGAKLSDDLVVISRAMNLSRLAGASDFRRGDVSVTFSIQRADEEELTPIEAGNVPVLHPGDSIFVSAKNESRKPVDLNVLYVGSDYTISSAEAPIRLHERDELPDTGLFTVSEGSFGNERLIAVLTEAEQQSSTLDLGYLAQKGVRQATRSAAAPEGFAGLLDDIAKAPATRDVKRFQDKRGSKGAVLVFPMETSPAAN; from the coding sequence ATGGTTTTGAAACGCGCGGGCAGCCTGCTTGCGGCCATGGCGTTCGCCACACTGTGCGGTGGAACGCTGGAGGCCGGGGCGCGGACCAACAGGGCGCTGCTCGTCGGCGTTTCGGAATATCCGAACCTGCCGAAGGGCGACTGGCTGGAAGGACCGAAGAACGACGCCGGCCTGGTGCGCGACTATCTCGTCAGCAATCCGACAGCGCCCTTCGCGGCGGTCGACGTGACCGTGCTTGCCAGCAACACCGAGGGCGCGGAAGCGCCGACACGGGCGGCGATCCTGAAGGGCCTCGCAAATCTCGCGGCGAAGGCCGAGGCCGGCGACTTCGTCTACATCCAGTTCTCCGGCCATGGCTCGCAGCAGCCGGCGATCGAACCTTCGACGGAGATCGACGGCAAGGACGAGATCTTTCTCGCGTCGGACGTCGCCAAGATCGATCCCTCCACGAAGCAGGTACCGAACGCGATCCTCGACGACGAGATCGGCGCGGCGCTGGACGCGATCCGCGACAAAGGCGCCTTCGTCTGGGTCGTGTTCGACGCCTGCCATTCGGGCACGGCGACGCGCGCGGCTGGACTCGGCGTTGAAGAGAAGGAGCGCAAGATCTCGCCGGAATCGCTCGGCTTCACGCCTCAGATGATGGCCGAGGCGCGCGGGGAGGCCACGCGTGGAGCGGGAGGCGACGCGGAGCGCGAGAATGCGCTTGGGCTTTCTGATGAAGAAGAAGGGGCAGGCGGAGCGGAGCGCGGCGGCATGGTCGCCTTCTTCGCCGCGCAGACCGTGGAGACAACACCGGAGTTTCCGCAGCCGGTGACTGATCCTTCGGGCAAGATCTTCGGCCTGTTTACCTATACGCTGATGTCGAAGCTGGCCGAGAATCCGCAGGTCACCTACCGCCAGCTCAGCCAGAGCATCCTGCAGGCCTATTCCGGGCTCAACCGAACCAAGCCGACGCCGCTGTTCGAGGGCGATCTCGACGCGCCGGTGTTCGGCATGGAGCCGGGCGACGCCGTGCTTCAATGGAAGGTGGCGATTAAGGACGGCGTCGTGGCGCTGCCGGCCGGCATGCTGCACAGGGTCGAGCCCGGCACCAAGCTCGCCCTGCTGAAATCACCGCTCGATCCGATCGACGACGCGATCGGCTACCTGGAGGTGCGCTCGGCGACCAACCTGACCAGCCAGGCGCTGCCGGCGGCCTTTGCCGGTCGCTCCGCGCTGCGGATGGAGGAAATCCCGGACGGGGCCTATGCGCGGATCGCCGAGATGGCGATCAACTTCGAACTCGCGGTCGCTAAGGCGCCGGATGCGGACGGACTGTCCGAGGATGTCGCGCGCGCCAACGCGGCTTTGGAGGCGATCGCGGCGGACGGCAAGACGCCGCTGAAGCTGAGCGTGGTCGAGCCCGGCGCGCCGGCCGACATACGGCTCGCGGTGATGCGCGAGAGCGACGTGCCGGGCGCTGCCGCCGAAGCGTCGAAGGAGGCCGCACTCTGGCTGTTGCCGCCCTCGGGAGAGATCAGCCTGGAGCAGGGCCGCCGCCCGCCGTCGATGTTCACGTCGGATGCGGAAAAGCTCGGCGCGAAGCTTTCCGATGATCTCGTCGTGATCTCGCGGGCGATGAACCTGTCGCGCCTTGCGGGCGCGTCCGACTTCCGCCGCGGCGATGTCAGCGTCACCTTCTCGATCCAGCGAGCGGACGAGGAGGAGCTGACGCCGATCGAGGCGGGGAACGTGCCGGTGCTGCATCCGGGCGATTCGATCTTTGTCTCGGCGAAGAACGAGTCCCGCAAGCCGGTCGACCTCAACGTGCTCTATGTCGGCAGCGACTACACGATCAGCTCGGCGGAAGCGCCGATCCGCCTGCACGAGCGGGACGAGCTGCCGGACACCGGCCTGTTCACCGTGTCGGAGGGAAGTTTCGGCAACGAGCGACTGATCGCGGTGCTGACCGAGGCGGAGCAGCAGTCGTCCACGCTCGACCTTGGCTACCTGGCGCAGAAGGGCGTGCGGCAGGCGACGCGCTCGGCCGCTGCGCCCGAAGGCTTCGCGGGTCTGCTGGACGATATCGCCAAGGCACCGGCGACGCGCGACGTCAAGCGTTTCCAGGACAAGCGCGGCTCCAAGGGCGCGGTGCTTGTCTTCCCGATGGAGACCAGCCCGGCTGCAAACTAG